AGCACATCGGTCTTATGGAAATAATGGCCCATATAGGCATTGGTACCGCCCTCTATGATGGATGCGTAGCCATCACCACGGGCCCCGTGCAGATGAAAGACATATTTGGCCGCGGCATCCAACTGATATTCATAGATACCGGGTGCCGTGGAACGCATCGCTTCCATGATGCCAAGCCCTGCAATTTGCGTCGCCTTTCGTATGACCGCAATTTCTGCGGGACTTTTTATGAGTCGCATTTCGTCCAGTATGGGGGAAAGGTCCCGAATCTGGAATTGGGGAAACTGTGCCGTTATTTTTTGCACAAAAAGCGCCTCCTTGGTAGGATTCCCGTCCCAAGGGTCCGCAGCGGCACGCGCCTGTCCGTACAGAAGTTCATCCCGACTATCGTTTCCTGTCTCGGCCGGACTTAAGGGCGTATACAATTCGGGTGCGTTGGCTTTGATGAGTCCGGTGCGCAGTAGATCGGCGGCCAGAAATTCATAGCCTTTTACCCGGTTTACTCCGGTAAGCTCCTTAACGAGCGCTTCATCCTCGGCGGACAGTATTTTTCCTTGGCTCTCCTCACGGCCTACATCCCTGTGGGGCAGATACAAGGTTACCTGGTTATTTTTTCCGTTCAGGAGGAGATAGACATGGTCCGTTTCCAAACCTGTCAAGTAATAAAAGGTGTTGGACTGTCTAAACACGCTAAAACCGGGCCTTCCGCTGGACCCTTGTATGAGGGCGATTGCATTTGGGCCTATCGTTTTCAGGATATGGGCCCGCCTTTGGGTAAATTCCTCAATTGAAAAATCGGTTTGATAGTTGTGCTTTTCCTGTGCCCATGCGGGTGTGAGGGCTAAAAGGAGCAAGATGAGGGCCGTGGCCGTTCCAGTGGTTTTCATGTGGTGGTTTTTAGGTTGAGGCGCGGGCTGGGTGCGCCTTATGGCTTTGGAAGATACAGATAATTCCTGTTGTATGGATTGCAGGGTTAAAGAATGTCATATGCCGATGGATACAGGCCGCTTGGGGTGTCATTGCGAGGCACCTCGACTTACTTCGACTACGCTCACTACAGGCCGCTCGGTATAGGTTGCTCAGGGAGACAGGTGATTAGACCTTTACAATCATTTTTCCTTTTTTCTTGCCGGCCATCATGTCCAAAAAGGCCTGAGGTGTATTTTCAAATCCTTCTACGATCGTTTCCCGGTAGGTCAACTTTCCCTCCTTCAACCAAGTTGATAATTGCTCCATGGCCTCCGGAAATTTATCGGAGTAATTGGAAACGATAAAGCCCTGCATCAAGGCACTGTTTTTGATCAAAAAAGGCTGTACGCTCACCCCGGTCGGCGTTTCGGTATTGTTATAGACCGCTATCGCCCCACAATTGATCGTCCTGGCGAACTTGTTGATGCTGAATAATACGGCATCGGAAATTTCCCCGCCTACGTTGTCAAAATAGATATCTACACCGTTGGGAGCGACCTCCTTAATGGCAGCTTTCATATCGTCAGTAGTTTTATAATTGATGCCTCGGTCAAAACCGAATTCGGAGGTCAACAATTCCACCTTTTCGTCAGAACCGGCAATCCCAATGACCGTAAGGCCCAAGATTTTACCGATTTGACCCACAACACTACCTACGGCACCTGCGG
Above is a window of Maribacter algicola DNA encoding:
- a CDS encoding M24 family metallopeptidase, giving the protein MKTTGTATALILLLLALTPAWAQEKHNYQTDFSIEEFTQRRAHILKTIGPNAIALIQGSSGRPGFSVFRQSNTFYYLTGLETDHVYLLLNGKNNQVTLYLPHRDVGREESQGKILSAEDEALVKELTGVNRVKGYEFLAADLLRTGLIKANAPELYTPLSPAETGNDSRDELLYGQARAAADPWDGNPTKEALFVQKITAQFPQFQIRDLSPILDEMRLIKSPAEIAVIRKATQIAGLGIMEAMRSTAPGIYEYQLDAAAKYVFHLHGARGDGYASIIEGGTNAYMGHYFHKTDVLEEGDLVLMDYAPDYRYYTSDVTRIWPVNGKFDKAQEALYNFIVAYRDALFKYIKPGVTSNEVLDRAAEDMTQYIKGKQFVKPHHLKAVQAGIQFRGHFQHPVGMAVHDVGIVRGVPLRAGMVFTIDPMIWIPEERLYIRIEDVALVTEDGVENLSAFVPSSIEAVEKTMKEKGLTEYHPPVEIPFKN
- a CDS encoding NADP-dependent oxidoreductase encodes the protein MIQTIHLKKRPVGAPTLDNFELTESENNLMIKDGEVLLETKYISVDPYLRGRMSDAKSYVPPFEVGKPINSGIIAEVIDSKNENFTKGDFVRDRLDWKTVQVSNGENLQKVDPDKALLSAYLGIVGMTGLTAYLGLHEIGKPKKGETLIVSGAAGAVGSVVGQIGKILGLTVIGIAGSDEKVELLTSEFGFDRGINYKTTDDMKAAIKEVAPNGVDIYFDNVGGEISDAVLFSINKFARTINCGAIAVYNNTETPTGVSVQPFLIKNSALMQGFIVSNYSDKFPEAMEQLSTWLKEGKLTYRETIVEGFENTPQAFLDMMAGKKKGKMIVKV